In Pristiophorus japonicus isolate sPriJap1 unplaced genomic scaffold, sPriJap1.hap1 HAP1_SCAFFOLD_838, whole genome shotgun sequence, a genomic segment contains:
- the LOC139257428 gene encoding leukosialin-like codes for MLYPRLLLVLGAIAGIGGLGSAGTVTMLPVDEMSSPLGIRFVSTDTVETATSNPRILPLLVSTTPVTSTASASTQTRFESTSQGPSFSSTDNFSMTGQSTSNPASNNSLIWTLRTIQQHRSTLQTPVPTTYAAASTSEPVTSPPTTTPPSVFDSSTQASSSAVFDSSTQASSSAVFDSSTQASSSAVFDSSTQASSSAVFDSSTQASSSAVFDSSTQASSSVVFDSSTQSNPSSVPASVSPAQYSTTSQTLRSEPSNHIVIIIVILVLAIVSIALIVVCMRRQKRKQSQTFDPRRKKGGKVQDPWAGPVALPEDTGVTEATEPKNEEDTASKRMSLSTFFNKRKSRAPSMLLEEVNVVGNAKNPALDAQQPLLPNGQVTDPQTPKPNPAPVTEQSGRGATPQELSDQAPLLPAPPSQPNGHVQEPSQGLGEPQQGLHDDLPPPPPPLSDTPLPAPAIGASAGEGLDSFSGKTSL; via the coding sequence ATGTTGTACCCCAGACTCCTCCTGGTGCTGGGAGCCATCGCTGGGATTGGTGGGCTGGGGTCGGCCGGGACTGTGACCATGCTACCAGTGGATGAGATGAGCAGCCCCCTGGGGATCCGATTCGTGTCCACGGATACAGTCGAGACCGCCACCAGTAACCCCAGGATCCTGCCCCTGCTGGTTTCCACCACGCCAGTCACATCGACAGCCAGTGCTTCCACCCAAACCCGCTTTGAGTCCACCAGCCAGGGGCCCAGCTTCTCGTCCACTGACAACTTCAGCATGACGGGACAGTCAACCAGCAACCCAGCTTCGAACAACAGCCTCATCTGGACCCTCCGGACAATCCAACAGCATCGCAGCACCTTGCAGACACCAGTGCCGACCACATACGCCGCGGCATCGACCAGCGAACCAGTTACCTCGCCACCCACAACCACCCCGCCCAGTGTCTTCGATTCTTCAACCCAAGCCAGTTCTTCCGCAGTCTTCGATTCTTCAACCCAAGCCAGTTCTTCCGCAGTCTTCGATTCTTCGACCCAAGCCAGTTCTTCCGCAGTCTTCGATTCTTCGACCCAAGCCAGTTCTTCCGCAGTCTTCGATTCTTCGACCCAAGCCAGTTCTTCCGCAGTCTTCGATTCTTCGACCCAAGCCAGTTCTTCCGTAGTCTTCGATTCTTCAACCCAATCCAACCCTTCCAGTGTACCTGCTTCTGTCTCACCAGCTCAGTACTCTACCACCTCCCAAACCCTGCGCTCCGAACCCTCCAACCATATCGTGATCATCATCGTGATATTAGTACTGGCCATCGTCAGTATCGCCCTGATCGTCGTGTGCATGCGGAGGCAGAAGCGGAAGCAATCGCAGACCTTCGACCCCCGGCGCAAGAAGGGGGGCAAGGTGCAGGACCCCTGGGCCGGGCCCGTGGCTCTGCCGGAGGACACAGGGGTGACTGAAGCGACCGAGCCAAAGAATGAGGAGGACACAGCCTCCAAACGCATGTCGCTGTCCACCTTCTTCAACAAGCGGAAATCGCGAGCGCCGTCCATGTTGCTGGAGGAGGTGAACGTGGTGGGAAATGCCAAGAACCCGGCCCTAGACGCCCAGCAGCCCCTCCTGCCCAATGGCCAGGTGACTGACCCACAAACTCCCAAGCCGAACCCAGCCCCAGTCACTGAACAGAGTGGTAGAGGTGCCACCCCCCAGGAGCTGAGTGATCAGGCACCACTCCTCCCCGCTCCTCCCTCGCAGCCCAACGGCCATGTGCAGGAGCCCAGCCAGGGGCTTGGTGAGCCGCAGCAAGGGTTGCACGATGAcctgccacctcctcctcctcctctcagcgACACGCCACTCCCAGCTCCAGCAATCGGAGCCAGTGCGGGAGAGGGGCTGGACTCATTCTCAGGCAAGACGTCCTTGTGA